Part of the Catalinimonas alkaloidigena genome is shown below.
ATATCAATAGTCCAGGCAGGAACTTTCAGGCACTTGATATGTGGATTTCTACAGGCATCAATTGATATCGCCCGATGAGCGGGAAGGAAGATCAGCAGAAATCCAACAATACTGATAAAATAGTAATGGTTGAGGTAGTTGGTTTTATCAAGCAACTCTACATAGGTAAAGCTTAGAAAGAAAATGATAGAACTGATACGATAAAATGCACCCAGCAAAATTCCTAAGGCAGAAAGACCCATCACCATAAAAAGCAAGTACATGCCATCGGCACTTAGAGGCTTTATCCAGTCTACAAAACTAAAAAAAAAGCTAGGTTGAATGTATTGTGTATAAATCCATCCGTTGACGGAAAAACGGATAATAGAATAAAGCATGACTGCTCCAAAGATTACTCTAAAGGTGATCAGAGGAGCAATATGCTTTTCTTTGTGTAAATATTCTTTAATAAAATTAGTCACCATCATTATCCTGGAAAGTGATCAGTACGCCAAGGGCGGAAGTCATATCCACTTTAATCAGGGCTACCAAACGCTGAATTTCCAGATAAGCCTGGTCTACTGCCTCTTTCTCCTCATTTACTGCTTCTGCTAAAGGTAAGCTCACCTCACTAGTAGCGCCTATACCATCATTCAACTGATTGATGATGGCATCAGAGAGGGGGGCTCCTTGGTAGGTAGCATCTAATGCGTCAAGATAATCCTCCATCCCAGACTGATTCTGCTTGTTTTGATAGGTGGTTCCTGTAAAAATCTCATGAAAAGCCTGTAGACCTGCTTCTATAAAAGCTAAAGATTTTCCGCTATAAAGAGCTTCTACATTCTCAGGACGTGTTACACCCAAAGATTTCTTACCTGCCGGAATACCTACTTTTCCGTTTTTAATGATGATGTCATATTCGTAATTAAGTTCATTGACCAGTAATCCGGTAGAACTTCCTACCTCAGTACCCAGATTGCTCACAAACTCAGCTCTGTACTCCTGCCATCTCTGGTTAACAGTAGTGCTCAACTCCTTGATTTGAGTAGATAAGTTCTGAAGATAAGCTTTACGGGCAGCTGCCAAGTTGGCATCCGCATAATAAGTTAAGATCTCACCTTGTGTTTCTCCTACACCAAATAGCAGATAATCCAGCGCAGGAAAACCTTTGGCGGCAGCATTGCTGGCGGCATCCAAATCATAATCTCCTTGCTGAATATTGGCAGTGATTTTTTCCGTATCAGTAGGAAAGATGTTCACCTGATTACGCAGATTAACCTCCATTGCCGGACCAAATTCAAAGTAAGCTACGTACTGCCAAACTTTCCAGGCATCTAACAGGGCAGATTGGACATTCTCAAGCGTGCCTGCGGAGGGACTGTCTGAAAACCCAATGATTGCTTCATCCATCTGGTTTACTTTGACAGTAAATTCAGCATAGGCAGGAATAATTAGACCATCAGCCATATTGACCAACATGGCTTCCCGGTCGAAATTCACCTTATCACCTACCGGGTCAGTATCATCACAGGCACTGAAAAAAGTTAAAAGGAGTACAAAGTAAATTTTATGAGTTTGCATCGTCTACAGATCGTTTTGGATACTTTCCATTTCATAGAGCTCCGCTAGAAGGTCTTTGGCACCATTCAAATCAGCAGTGCTAACCTCATAAAAGTTATTACCCAATAGCTGCTGTATTTCTTCAATTTGATCCAGGCTGATTCGTCTGTCGGGATTGTATTTAAGGCTTTGCACAAAAGCCCAGGCCTCGGAAAGGGCATGATTTCTTAAAGCATCATCTGCAAAATTATTGAGCGCACTATTGATATAATGGATAGCTGTTCCTGCTGAGATCATTTCCCATTTATTGCGGATGCTGTTGACCATTTCGTACTTGGTATCCATATCCCCGTTGACAATGGCAGCACGGCCTTTGATAAAGTCATTCATGATGGTATTGGTCTCCAGCAGATCATTTCTGTCGTTACCATACTTACCCCAGAACCGGGCATCTTCGGTATTGGAAGGGAAATCCTGAGGAACCCCCAGATAGCCAAATGCCTCGTCCCAATGGTGCTGCATGGCAGTGCCTTCACCTTCGGTAATTTCGGTATTGTCAACTGCTGGCCCAATTTTTTCTTCACTGAAATACACAGCAGTAGCCTGGTAGTAAAAAACTGCCCCCATCAGTCCTTTTTCTATCACCTGGGTATATTCTACACCATTTTCATCCATCAGGTATTTTTTACTGCCGTCATTGGAGCTAACTACTCCTGCTACGCCATTACTCCCTTCCTGTGTAGCTGTGCTGGCTTCAGCCAGAGCTTCCATAAAGCCTTCAAACATGGACCGGTCAAGCTCAAAAGTTTTACTTTTCAAATCTTTTGAAGCAGTATTTAGCCCAGAATTCTCAAATGGGTTATTGAGATTCGCATACATATTTTTGAGTTTTTGTGCATCCAGAACGGCGCCTTCGTTACCGGTCTTCATATAGGTAGTCATCTCGGCCATCATATCAAGACGAGTAGTCTGTCCACTATAGTTTACATTTTCAAAGTTGTAGGTTTCAGGTAGACTGTAAGAAACATCTTCTCCATCATCTTCACAGGATGCCATTAAACATAAGCCAGCTATTATGAACCAGTATTTCAGTGCGTTTTTCATCTCAAATCAAGTTGTTTGCTCTAAAAGTTAAGTGTTTATTTAGACTAGTTCTAAACGAAGGCAAAATTAACCCTTAGTCTGATGATTCCAAACCCACGCTTAAAAAAGCACGAAAACTATATGCAAAAGGACTTTTAAATAACTTAGGTTGATGTGTCTTATCCTGATTTAAAAAAGTCCTTTTCGCCCCATTTACATTATCTTTCTACTCACACCTTAATAATTTTGATGGGTTAGCCAATGATGCTTTGACAGTTTGAAAACTCGCTGTAATGAGGACGATAAGCACAACTATTGCTACCGGTATCAGGATCAACCACCAGGCCAAAGATATACGTAGCAGAAAGTTTGTTAACCATTGGCTTAGGCCCTAATAAGAAACAGGCAAAGCAATTATGCTACAAATGAATATTAACTTCATATAATCGCTGGAAAGCAGTAGTAATAAACTTTGAACAGCTCCTGCTCATCACAATACGGATGGAAATAGATATTTTAAGAGTTAATAATGGAAAATGATACCTTTACACATATCTACTGAATTTAACTTACAGCTAAAAAATTTAAATTTCCGTAACTGGAAAACCATCATATACTTCAAACTTACTTGACTAAATATGATCAATCCTCTGTATTTTAAGCTAGTCTTCCTGCTGCTTTTTACACTTAGTACCCCAACAGTATCTTATGCGCAATTACCTACCAAGGGATTATGTGCTCACAGGGGCGCTATGGATACGCATCCAGAAAATACCCTTCCGGCCTTTCAGGCTGCCATTGATGCCGGTGCCCACATGATAGAATTTGATGTTTGGCTTACGAGTGATGGACAAATGGTAGTGATACACGACGCAACGGTAGACCGTACTACTGACGGTAGTGGCAAAGTAGCAAACTTAAGCCTGGAAGAAATCAAGAAGCTGGACGCGGGCAGTTGGAAAGCGCCCGAATTTAGCGGAGTACGAATTCCAACACTTGAAGAAACCCTCTCTATTTTGCCTTATAATATCTGGCTCAATATCCATATTAAAGCAGAAGGAAAACTCCCCTTAATGATCGCTAAAACGATAAAGGAAAAAAACCGCATGCATCAGTCTTTTCTGGCCTGCAGTGAATCGGCAGCCTCGGCAGTGAAAGAAGTGTATCCTGAGATGCGCTGGTGCAATATGGATCGTAGAAATACCACTGAAAAATATGTAGATCAAACTATCCGGCATAATGCTGACTTTCTGCAATTTCCTAAAACTGGTCCTGCGATCACCGCTCAGCATATTGAAAAGTTAAAATCTCATGGTGTCAGTATCAATTATTATAAAGCGGACACCATAGAAGAAGTAAACAAACTCTTACAGATGGGAGTAGATTTTCCATTGGTCAATAATATCGTGGAGTACATGCAGCATGCAAATGAATTTGGGCTTAGGTCAGTAGAGCCTCTCTTCTCCCATGAGTGAAGCACGATTAACAGAAATAAACGAGGTTTAAGTCATCATCTACAGTCAGGTCTATTGATTTAAACTCAGAAAAATGCTATTGTTAAGCTGTGAAATTGTGGACCTTCATGGCACGATAACCTGTTAAAGTTTTCCATGATTCCACAACCATTTTTTGCTGCTACTGCGATGAGATAAGCAGATCAAAAGCAACGAACAGCATAGTCGCTGGCGAGTCCATCGGCCATAGCATGGTGGCTATGCCTAATATTAGGGTTTGTGTTTTTTATATTTCCTTGCCGGGTTTTTCCCAACTAAGGGTTTTTATCATCCATAATTTGATGATAGTTAACAGAAAGGATAACGGTTATTGAATAATAAATATCATTTCCAAAATTCAAAAGTACGCTGTATTTGTTACCCTTTAAAAAGTAATGTATCGAGTCACAGGGTTTGACTTTATCAATAAAATATTTTTTCATCTTAACACTTTTACTCAAGCTTACCCTCCAACTCGGGAACTAAACATATATCAAAATAAGCTCAACGCTATATGTATTTAATGTCTAATATCAGCTAAAATTTTCTCTGATTGAGGGAGGTATTCTATAAGCCGGAGATTTCCATTATTAATTGCAAAGAGTAGCGCCTTTTTTCCATTAGCCAAAGTGATAAACTTTATTTGTTTCACTTCTCCTCTGACAAACAACCCACTCTTCGCCGGAGAAATTGCTTCCATACCATCTTCACAACTTTTGAGTACCAAGCCTATGCCCGCATCATTTCTGGGCGTTTCTACTTCTGAAGGATAGAGATTTCCAGCAGTTATAAACTCCGGGAACGTATCCTCTTCAAAGGGAATAGCTTCAAAATCGTTGATGGAAGATAACTGAAAATGTGCTGGTAATGGGTGTTGGGAGTAAGTTCCATCGGTTTCTTTTCTCAGCCAGATGTGGTCAAACCTGTCAACTTCATAGGTAAGTGCCTGATCCAGCATACGTGCTCCGTAGATTTCTTCCAGGCTGGCATTAGCAAAGTCTTCGTAGGTAGTGAACCTTTTACTGATGGCTGGTACCTGCTGAGAAGAACACTCTCTCCCCCTGAGTGGCACCTTTTTATTGTCTTTTTCATAGCTCAGGACAATATCAGTGCTGCCATTTTCATCAAAGTCATGGGCATAAACAGTAAAAGGAGCATCTGGCTTAGTTTTATACTTGTAGTTCAGGCCAAGATTCCCCAGCAGATAGTCCATCTGCCCATCCTGATCCAGATCAGCTTTTTCTATAGTAAACCACCAGCCTCGCGTATTTTCCAGGCCAAGATGCTGACTCACATCTGTAAAGTGGCCTTTATCATTTTGTAAGAAGCGTACGGGCATCCATTCCCCGGCGACTATCAGATCAGGCTGCTGATCCCCGTTAAAATCATCCCAAAGGGCAGTGCTTACCAGGCCAAAATCTTTAAGAAAAGGAGCTACTTCTTCAGTCACATCTACAAAACGGAGCTTATGATCACGTCCACCTTCATTTCGTAAAATCTTACTGCTAGCCGGGTAAGGGTACTTTCCGGGAACAAGCCGCCCCCCTATAAAAAGATCTAAATCTCCATCCTGATCATAGTCTGCTACTTCTACTACTTTACCACTAATGCCAAACTGAGGTAGTGCCTCCATGTGCTTTACAAAGCCCTCAGTGGTATTGATATACAAGCGATCTTGATAATATGCATCAGCTTTATTGACATCATTACCCCCACTTACCACGCAGAGGTCTATATCTCCGTCCTGATCGGCGTCAAATAGCAAAGCACCAGTATCTTCCTGGTCCTTGTCATTTTGCCAGGGTCCTGGCATTTCTTCAAACCTGGCACTTGAAGTTTGCAGGTACATGGCAGCAGATTGACCTGAAGCATTTCCTATAAAAAAATCTTCCAGCCCATCATTATTCACATCCCCAACGGCCAGTCCGGGCCCTTGCTGTGAGTTTTTATGAGGGAGCAATGGCTCAATTGCAAAGTCATCATACTCATCTTCCCGGTGAATGAAGTTCAGGTCTGACGCCTCGCTAATATCTACGAAATGAGATGGTTGATTAGTTTTTTTGCTTTTCTGCGCATGATCGGCTACATCATAATTGAGCCTTAGTAACTGATTGGCTTGTACGTTCTCCAATAGTTGTGTCTTACCATCCGGCCAAATTATTTCTACCCTATCTAGCTGTTCTACCTGACCCAGGCCAAAGTGTAAAACTGGCTCTACGCTAGACTGAAAACCTCTGGAAAGGGTAAGCTCCTGAGTTTGTTCTTGCCCTTGATAATTTACTTTGATTCGACTGCCTATGCCGAGAGGGTTAGTCACTGAACCATTCAAATGAAAGCGAATATAGTTCTGGCTGGCATTGGTTTGATTGAGAAATACGGAAGATGGTTCATTCAGATTGTTAACCACCACGTCCAGATCACCATCATTATCCAGATCAGCATAGGCGATACCATTGGAAAACCCCTGATGGTTGAGCTTCCAACTTTCTCCTACATTAGCAAAAGCAAACTCATTCTTCTCTCCATGCTGATTCCTGAAAGCATAGTTTTCAATAGGATGGCTGGGTAACAAATGATAATCCAGATTGAGCTTATCTCCAAAAAAGCTACCATCTTCTATCTGTAGGTTCGCATCATTGTCATTTACGTCGCGCTTCATCCCATTGGTAATGATGATGTCTTTCCAGCCATCATTATCCAGGTCTGCAAATAGCGCCCCCCAACTCCAGTCCGTTGCAGCCACCCCTGTCTTACGAGCTATGTTACTGAAGAATGGGGTGTTGTCTGCAAAAACTCCATTATTTAGCTGCAGGCTGTTCTGCATGTATTGGTAGTGCATGCCCAATTCTACTGCCTGATAGAAAGATTCCGGGCTCATACTTGCCATATTGGTTTTAGCTCGTTTGTAATCTTCCGGCGTCATGTCTACCTGTAAAATATCCAGCAAACCATCATTGTTAAAATCAGCGGCATCAGCACCCATGCCAAACATAGAGGTCTGATTGCTAGCCTCCCGCAGTACTTCTTTGAAAGTCCCGTTTTGCTGATTGAGATAGAGATAGTCGGGCACATTGAAGTCATTGGAGAGGTACAAATCCTGCCATCCATCATTGTTAAGGTCCGCTGCTATTATGCCCAGCGTAAGCCCGTAATTTTGAACGCCTGCCTTAGCGCTCACATCTTTAAACTTACTATTACCCAGATTTTTATAGAGATGACCAGAGTCTTTCCAGTCGTTTCTGTCCATCAGCTCTTTATAGTAGAGGTTTCCCTGGCTCACCTGCACCAGCGGATAGTTGGCTACGAAAATATCCAGCAAACCATCACCATCGTAGTCTAAAGTAGTCGCATGAATTGAAGGGCTTGCATCATCCAGTCCGTAGGCTTCTGCTGATTCAGTAAAGCCAGGGTATTTAGCTTGAGCCACTTCCTCTTCACTAAGCCCATTGTTAATGTAAAGCTGGTTTTTGGTAGTGCCGTACTTTCCGGAGACACACACATATATATCCAGCCAGCCATCATGATTAATATCCAGCATGCTGGCACCGGTATACCAGCGATCATCACCACTTACCCCAGCCTCGGCACTGATGTCAATAAACTCAGGCCCCTGCTTACTTTGGCTACCGGTATTGAGATAAAGCTTGTTTTCTACCATATTGCCTGTTAAATATATATCGGCAAAGCCATCGTTGTTAACATCGCCTATAGCCACCCCGCCACCCATGTACAGGTAGGGAAAGCTGAAATAGTTGAGCGTGTCATTCTCTACAATTTCATTTGTAAAGTTGATGGACGTCTGGCTAACAGATAATGCCTCAAAAGTAGTAGGCGCATTATCCACCTGCTCCCGCTCTAGACACGAAATGCAGAGAGAAAGACAAAGTAAAAGGTGTAAACAGTATCTCATGCTAGCTCATCATTTTTTAGCTAAACCAACAGAAGGGCTAAATGCCCTCCTGATGTCAATTTTCTAATTATATCCCGGATTATGTTTAAGGTTAGAGTTATTATTTAACTCATTTTGAGGTAAATCCAGGTACTCCCTCCCCGGCTGGTACAAGCCCGTGCCCCCACTTTCTGATTTGATGCCGGGCGTGTCCACAATTTTCTCCTTCACCATATCCCAACGCAGCAGGTCGTAGTATCTTACTCTCTCCAATGCCAGTTCTTTCACCCTTTCATCACGTATGTCCTGAATGCTCATACTCATATCCAGAGGGGGCATGTTGACACGACTCCGCACCTGATTTACCGCATCTACAGCTTCTTGTGTGGCGCTGCCACCATTCGCCATCATTTCAGCCTCAGCAAACATAAGCAGTACATCGGCATAGCGAATTAGTCTTAAGTTGGCAGAAGATTGCTGAAAGTTTGCGGTAGAGAAGCCCTGATCAATCTCCAGATATTTTTTGCCGAACACTCGCTCATCTCCCGGAAATACTTCCTGAAAAGTTTTGCCATCGTAAATAGTTGCTGCAAGTGTGTCTCCTTCGTAAACCGTTATTTCTTCTGTATCCCAAAACAGCGTAATAAATGCACGCGGATCAATCTGACCATCAACTGTTCTTTCGTCCAGAAACAGGTCTAGTACCCAGTTGTTGATACGCATACCATCCTGACCAGTGAATGCTGGAGGTGGAGCTATATCTGGTGTAAATGAGTTGGTACGTCCTATTCCGGCAGCATCGCCTCCCCAGCCCCGGTTTTCGTCAGCGATAAATTGCACCTCAAAAAGCGACTCCTGGTTATTTTCTGTAAATGCACTAAAATTATCAGCATAATCTACTACCAGACTGTATTGAGAGGAAGATATTATCTTTTGAAACTCCATACTAGCCTGATCATATTCTTCGGTAAACAGATATGCTTTTCCTAAAAGGGCCGTAGCTGAACCTGTGGTAGCTCTACCCAGATTGCCACCATCCCAGGACTCTGGTAGTAGCGACTGTGCCTGCTTTAAGTCGGCAATTACCTGCTCCCAAACCTGCTCCGGAGAAGCTTGTGATACCGTAGATGACTCCTCAATAGATGTTACGGGTTCGGTAATCAAGGGCACATTTAACCAGTTTTTGAGCAGTTCAAAATAGTTATACGCTCTCAGGAAGTAAGCCTCTCCCAGTATGTTGTTTTTTAACCCCTCGTCCATTTCAATCTCCGGCACATTAGCTAGCACCTCGTTCGTACGGGAAATGCTTTTCCAGATAGCACTCCACACCCACAGTACGG
Proteins encoded:
- a CDS encoding imelysin family protein, which translates into the protein MQTHKIYFVLLLTFFSACDDTDPVGDKVNFDREAMLVNMADGLIIPAYAEFTVKVNQMDEAIIGFSDSPSAGTLENVQSALLDAWKVWQYVAYFEFGPAMEVNLRNQVNIFPTDTEKITANIQQGDYDLDAASNAAAKGFPALDYLLFGVGETQGEILTYYADANLAAARKAYLQNLSTQIKELSTTVNQRWQEYRAEFVSNLGTEVGSSTGLLVNELNYEYDIIIKNGKVGIPAGKKSLGVTRPENVEALYSGKSLAFIEAGLQAFHEIFTGTTYQNKQNQSGMEDYLDALDATYQGAPLSDAIINQLNDGIGATSEVSLPLAEAVNEEKEAVDQAYLEIQRLVALIKVDMTSALGVLITFQDNDGD
- a CDS encoding RagB/SusD family nutrient uptake outer membrane protein; its protein translation is MKFSIYKKIASLTLTALLAATVSCNEELLEQTNPNALTPSTFWRNAEDATKGIIGAYSPFTDIWYYSRMHIFVSDYRDDIVNGFATSDRTNPGRFAGTSDQNAVLWVWSAIWKSISRTNEVLANVPEIEMDEGLKNNILGEAYFLRAYNYFELLKNWLNVPLITEPVTSIEESSTVSQASPEQVWEQVIADLKQAQSLLPESWDGGNLGRATTGSATALLGKAYLFTEEYDQASMEFQKIISSSQYSLVVDYADNFSAFTENNQESLFEVQFIADENRGWGGDAAGIGRTNSFTPDIAPPPAFTGQDGMRINNWVLDLFLDERTVDGQIDPRAFITLFWDTEEITVYEGDTLAATIYDGKTFQEVFPGDERVFGKKYLEIDQGFSTANFQQSSANLRLIRYADVLLMFAEAEMMANGGSATQEAVDAVNQVRSRVNMPPLDMSMSIQDIRDERVKELALERVRYYDLLRWDMVKEKIVDTPGIKSESGGTGLYQPGREYLDLPQNELNNNSNLKHNPGYN
- a CDS encoding VCBS repeat-containing protein, which produces MRYCLHLLLCLSLCISCLEREQVDNAPTTFEALSVSQTSINFTNEIVENDTLNYFSFPYLYMGGGVAIGDVNNDGFADIYLTGNMVENKLYLNTGSQSKQGPEFIDISAEAGVSGDDRWYTGASMLDINHDGWLDIYVCVSGKYGTTKNQLYINNGLSEEEVAQAKYPGFTESAEAYGLDDASPSIHATTLDYDGDGLLDIFVANYPLVQVSQGNLYYKELMDRNDWKDSGHLYKNLGNSKFKDVSAKAGVQNYGLTLGIIAADLNNDGWQDLYLSNDFNVPDYLYLNQQNGTFKEVLREASNQTSMFGMGADAADFNNDGLLDILQVDMTPEDYKRAKTNMASMSPESFYQAVELGMHYQYMQNSLQLNNGVFADNTPFFSNIARKTGVAATDWSWGALFADLDNDGWKDIIITNGMKRDVNDNDANLQIEDGSFFGDKLNLDYHLLPSHPIENYAFRNQHGEKNEFAFANVGESWKLNHQGFSNGIAYADLDNDGDLDVVVNNLNEPSSVFLNQTNASQNYIRFHLNGSVTNPLGIGSRIKVNYQGQEQTQELTLSRGFQSSVEPVLHFGLGQVEQLDRVEIIWPDGKTQLLENVQANQLLRLNYDVADHAQKSKKTNQPSHFVDISEASDLNFIHREDEYDDFAIEPLLPHKNSQQGPGLAVGDVNNDGLEDFFIGNASGQSAAMYLQTSSARFEEMPGPWQNDKDQEDTGALLFDADQDGDIDLCVVSGGNDVNKADAYYQDRLYINTTEGFVKHMEALPQFGISGKVVEVADYDQDGDLDLFIGGRLVPGKYPYPASSKILRNEGGRDHKLRFVDVTEEVAPFLKDFGLVSTALWDDFNGDQQPDLIVAGEWMPVRFLQNDKGHFTDVSQHLGLENTRGWWFTIEKADLDQDGQMDYLLGNLGLNYKYKTKPDAPFTVYAHDFDENGSTDIVLSYEKDNKKVPLRGRECSSQQVPAISKRFTTYEDFANASLEEIYGARMLDQALTYEVDRFDHIWLRKETDGTYSQHPLPAHFQLSSINDFEAIPFEEDTFPEFITAGNLYPSEVETPRNDAGIGLVLKSCEDGMEAISPAKSGLFVRGEVKQIKFITLANGKKALLFAINNGNLRLIEYLPQSEKILADIRH
- a CDS encoding DUF4856 domain-containing protein: MKNALKYWFIIAGLCLMASCEDDGEDVSYSLPETYNFENVNYSGQTTRLDMMAEMTTYMKTGNEGAVLDAQKLKNMYANLNNPFENSGLNTASKDLKSKTFELDRSMFEGFMEALAEASTATQEGSNGVAGVVSSNDGSKKYLMDENGVEYTQVIEKGLMGAVFYYQATAVYFSEEKIGPAVDNTEITEGEGTAMQHHWDEAFGYLGVPQDFPSNTEDARFWGKYGNDRNDLLETNTIMNDFIKGRAAIVNGDMDTKYEMVNSIRNKWEMISAGTAIHYINSALNNFADDALRNHALSEAWAFVQSLKYNPDRRISLDQIEEIQQLLGNNFYEVSTADLNGAKDLLAELYEMESIQNDL
- a CDS encoding glycerophosphodiester phosphodiesterase, whose product is MINPLYFKLVFLLLFTLSTPTVSYAQLPTKGLCAHRGAMDTHPENTLPAFQAAIDAGAHMIEFDVWLTSDGQMVVIHDATVDRTTDGSGKVANLSLEEIKKLDAGSWKAPEFSGVRIPTLEETLSILPYNIWLNIHIKAEGKLPLMIAKTIKEKNRMHQSFLACSESAASAVKEVYPEMRWCNMDRRNTTEKYVDQTIRHNADFLQFPKTGPAITAQHIEKLKSHGVSINYYKADTIEEVNKLLQMGVDFPLVNNIVEYMQHANEFGLRSVEPLFSHE